A single genomic interval of Helianthus annuus cultivar XRQ/B chromosome 13, HanXRQr2.0-SUNRISE, whole genome shotgun sequence harbors:
- the LOC110900312 gene encoding putative disease resistance protein At3g14460: MDTLEEEVLNELKPNSDTLKTLSVVSYGGTQISNWVGDRSFHELVNVSIRGCRKCKSLPPFGLLPSLKRLQIQGMDEVKIIGLELTGNDVNAFRSLEVLRFEYMSGWEGWSTKNEGSAAVFPCLKELSIINCPQLINVSLQALPSLKVLEIDTCGDGVLRSLVHVASSVTKLKISDVSGLTYEVWRGVIGYLKEVEELSIWGCNEIEYLWESEAEASKLLVRLKELRLQYCSGLVSLEEKEEDDNFGSSTSLLSLRSLDVRYCSSIKRLCCTKSIESLGIFYCSVITDVYFPKEGGNKLKSLRIRRCEKLEGKINNTSMPMLETLYIDTWENLRSISELSNSTHLTSLDIKRCPRVSLPELQLSNLTSLEIGKCENLESLPALSNLTSLSIWTCESLESLPELSNLTFLSISDCKRLVSLPELKNLALLKDLEIRRCRGIDVSIHGGRWPPKLCSLKLEGLKKPVSEWGDLNFPTSLVHLTLEDEPNVSDFSQLSHLFPSSLTSLEITGFDNLESLSMGLQHLTSLQHLYIDDCPKVNDLPETLLPSLLSLRIEECPKLKERCEGRGSHYWPRISHIPRIDN, encoded by the coding sequence ATGGATACACTTGAAGAGGAAGTTCTCAATGAGCTGAAACCTAATAGTGATACGTTGAAAACGCTTTCAGTCGTGTCATATGGCGGAACACAAATTTCAAACTGGGTTGGTGATCGCTCTTTTCATGAGTTGGTTAATGTGTCAATACGTGGTTGTAGAAAATGCAAATCTCTACCCCCATTTGGGTTGCTCCCTTCACTTAAGAGGTTGCAGATTCAAGGCATGGATGAGGTTAAAATCATAGGTTTGGAGTTAACCGGAAATGATGTTAACGCCTTCCGTTCACTTGAAGTTCTAAGATTTGAATATATGTCTGGATGGGAGGGGTGGTCAACTAAAAATGAGGGTTCAGCAGCAGTGTTTCCATGCCTTAAAGAGCTTTCTATAATCAATTGTCCACAATTGATTAATGTCTCACTTCAAGCACTGCCTTCACTCAAGGTTCTTGAAATTGACACATGTGGTGATGGTGTGCTGAGAAGTCTGGTTCATGTAGCTTCATCAGTCACTAAATTGAAAATAAGTGATGTATCAGGGCTTACATATGAGGTGTGGAGAGGTGTTATAGggtatcttaaggaagttgaaGAATTAAGTATCTGGGGATGTAATGAAATAGAATACTTGTGGGAATCAGAAGCAGAGGCAAGTAAGCTTCTTGTGAGATTAAAGGAATTGAGATTACAGTATTGTTCAGGTTTGGTAAGTTTAGAAGAGAAAGAGGAGGATGACAATTTTGGGAGCAGCACCAGCCTGTTATCTCTTAGAAGTCTGGATGTAAGGTATTGTAGTAGCATAAAGCGTTTATGCTGTACAAAGAGCATTGAGAGTTTGGGAATTTTTTATTGTTCAGTTATTACAGATGTCTACTTCCCAAAAGAAGGAGGGAATAAGCTCAAATCACTTCGTATACGCAGATGTGAAAAACTTGAGGGAAAAATCAACAACACAAGCATGCCAATGCTTGAAACCCTATATATTGATACATGGGAAAATCTAAGATCAATCAGTGAATTGAGTAACTCCACTCACCTCACCAGCCTGGATATAAAGCGATGCCCACGGGTGTCACTTCCAGAGCTTCAGCTATCAAACCTCACCAGTTTGGAAATTGGTAAATGTGAAAATCTTGAGTCATTACCCGCGCTATCAAACCTCACCAGTTTGTCAATTTGGACATGTGAAAGTCTGGAGTCATTACCTGAACTATCAAATCTCACCTTTTTGTCAATTAGTGATTGTAAACGTCTGGTGTCATTACCTGAGCTAAAGAATCTCGCCTTGTTAAAAGATCTGGAAATCAGAAGGTGTCGAGGTATTGATGTTTCCATTCATGGTGGACGTTGGCCTCCCAAATTGTGCTCACTTAAACTAGAAGGGTTGAAGAAGCCCGTATCAGAGTGGGGGGATCTGAATTTTCCAACTTCCCTTGTTCACCTGACGTTAGAGGATGAACCCAATGTGAGTGATTTTAGTCAATTGTCCCACCTTTTCCCTTCTTCTCTTACATCTCTGGAGATAACTGGATTTGATAACCTGGAATCACTTTCAATGGGACTCCAACACCTCACATCCCTTCAACATCTGTACATTGACGATTGTCCAAAGGTGAACGATCTACCAGAGACGCTGTTACCTTCACTTTTGAGTTTGAGAATAGAAGAATGCCCAAAATTGAAAGAAAGGTGTGAAGGAAGAGGCTCCCACTACTGGCCCCGAATCTCTCATATCCCCAGAATCGACAATTGA
- the LOC118485934 gene encoding putative disease resistance RPP13-like protein 1, which yields MAETLANELLKVLVKKMTDEAFKRVARAQGIYNELKELKKTLSRIQDLLQDASQKEVTHKSVKEWLNALQHLAYDIDDVLDDVATEAMHRELTLQEPAASTSMVRKLIPSCCTNFSLTHRLSPKLDSINRELENLEKRKTDLGLLKIDEKPRNTSRRSETSLPERHVVGREVEKEQLLKKLLGEDGSSEDNFSVLPIVGMGGVGKTTLARLLYNDTKVQDHFEPKAWVCVSDDFDIFKITDAILQDVTKEDQKFKDLNQLQKALTEQFKDKRFLLVVDDVWSENYGDWENLVRPFLSCAPGSRIIMTTRKEQLLKQIGFHNVDRLKSLSNEDALRLLAIHALGVDNFDSHTTLKPQGEGIVKKCGRLPLALKAIGRLLRTKTDREDWDDVLNSEIWDVEIGNGTESGKDVENSDKIVPALRISYHELSADLKQLFAYCSLFPKDFLFDKEELVSLWMAEGFLNPSKSPERLGREYFEILLSRSFFQHAPNDESLFIMHDLMNDLATFVAGEFFLRFDNHTKTKTEALAKYRHVSFTREEYVGYPKFEAFKGAKSLRTFLAVSFGVDKGWS from the exons ATGGCTGAAACTCTTGCAAATGAACTCCTCAAAGTTCTTGTTAAGAAGATGACCGATGAAGCCTTCAAGCGAGTTGCTCGTGCTCAGGGAATTTACAACGAGCTCAAGGAGTTGAAGAAGACACTCTCCAGGATCCAAGATCTACTTCAAGATGCCTCTCAGAAGGAGGTTACCCATAAATCTGTCAAAGAATGGCTGAATGCTCTCCAACATTTGGCTTACGATATCGACGACGTACTCGACGACGTGGCGACTGAAGCTATGCATCGTGAGCTCACCCTGCAGGAGCCTGCAGCATCCACCAGCATGGTAAGAAAGCTCATCCCATCATGCTGCACAAATTTCTCACTAACTCATAGGCTGTCTCCCAAGTTAGATAGTATTAACAGAGAGTTAGAAAATCTAGAAAAACGAAAAACGGATCTAGGTTTGCTTAAGATAGATGAAAAGCCAAGAAATACTAGTAGAAGAAGCGAAACCTCTTTGCCAGAACGCCATGTTGTCGGAAGAGAAGTTGAGAAAGAGCAATTGCTTAAAAAGTTGCTGGGGGAGGATGGGTCCTCTGAGGATAACTTTAGCGTCTTACCTATAGTTGGTATGGGTGGGGTTGGAAAAACCACTCTCGCTAGACTTTTGTATAATGATACAAAGGTGCAGGATCACTTTGAACCCAAGGCATGGGTTTGTGTATCAGATGATTTTGATATTTTCAAGATAACTGATGCTATCCTTCAAGATGTGACTAAAGAAGACCAGAAATTTAAAGATCTAAATCAGCTTCAAAAGGCTCTCACTGAGCAATTTAAGGATAAACGATTTCTACTAGTAGTTGATGATGTGTGGAGTGAAAACTATGGTGATTGGGAAAACCTAGTGCGCCCATTTCTATCATGTGCTCCTGGAAGTAGGATAATCATGACAACTCGTAAGGAGCAATTGCTCAAACAGATAGGTTTTCATAATGTAGACCGTCTCAAGAGTTTGTCGAATGAAGATGCATTGCGTTTACTTGCAATACATGCATTGGGGGTAGATAACTTCGACTCACACACGACACTTAAACCGCAAGGTGAAGGTATTGTGAAAAAGTGTGGTCGTTTGCCTTTGGCTTTAAAGGCAATTGGAAGGCTTTTAAGGACAAAAACAGATAGAGAAGACTGGGATGACGTGTTGAATAGCGAGATATGGGATGTAGAAATTGGTAATGGCACTGAAAGTGGTAAAGATGTGGAAAACAGTGACAAGATTGTTCCGGCACTTAGGATAAGTTACCATGAACTTTCTGCAGATTTGAAGCAGTTGTTTGCATACTGTTCCTTGTTCCCCAAAGACTTTTTGTTTGACAAGGAGGAGTTGGTATCGTTGTGGATGGCAGAAGGGTTTTTGAACCCATCCAAGTCACCAGAACGCTTGGGCCGTGaatattttgaaattttattatCAAGGTCATTTTTCCAACATGCACCTAATGATGAATCATTGTTTATCATGCATGATCTGATGAATGACTTGGCCACTTTTGTTGCCGGGGAATTTTTCCTAAGGTTTGACAATCATACGAAGACAAAGACAGAAGCTTTGGCAAAGTATCGCCATGTGTCATTTACTCGCGAGGAGTATGTAGGTTACCCAAAGTTTGAGGCATTCAAAGGAGCCAAAAGCTTGAGAACTTTTTTAGCAGTATCTTTCGGTGTGGATAAAGGTTGG AGTTAA